A DNA window from Pseudodesulfovibrio thermohalotolerans contains the following coding sequences:
- a CDS encoding site-specific integrase, with the protein MSKDYDTMRNCMIIAAQDGAFGPPNSLPLSDEFAHEFTKTLITYYRIISHRAEGDYGFEKSILPPESVAPQSTQEPKPQILLSEALERYKADRIAAKRWSEGSAKDIMSTLNSLTDILGDIPVDEVDRQAVRHVRDTLLQLPRFRNSKRFKGKTIEEMVTLEPDNTVAVSTVSNNLTNISSFLTWCEDEQIISHNPAHRLKIKEEKPETEHRSPYTTKDLENLFNASQYVEDTFLHPSDFWCPILSLFTGARREELCQLHVEDVRQEDGVWVLDINKEKNVHGFANKKLKNPSAKRLLPLHPFLVETLRFPEFARQQATNGHLRIFPELVKINTNYGHKLGERFSEFKKSVDLEEAEGVKDFHSLRHTFSNFFKQGKMQGDPFEQTFGHKLKKMSAERYGGRFPASMCFEEVISQLDYGVDLSHLVKYKYVPQ; encoded by the coding sequence GTGTCCAAGGACTATGACACCATGCGTAACTGCATGATCATAGCCGCCCAAGACGGCGCCTTCGGCCCACCGAACTCGCTTCCTTTGTCTGATGAGTTCGCCCATGAATTCACCAAGACCCTCATCACCTATTATCGTATCATCAGCCACCGAGCCGAAGGCGACTACGGCTTTGAAAAATCCATTCTGCCGCCCGAATCAGTCGCTCCGCAGTCGACACAGGAACCCAAGCCCCAAATCCTGCTTTCCGAAGCCCTGGAACGCTACAAGGCGGACAGGATCGCCGCCAAACGGTGGAGCGAGGGAAGCGCCAAGGACATCATGTCCACGCTCAACAGCCTGACCGACATCCTCGGGGACATTCCGGTGGATGAAGTGGACCGACAGGCAGTGCGCCATGTACGGGATACCCTGCTCCAGCTCCCCCGGTTCCGAAACAGCAAGCGATTCAAGGGGAAAACCATTGAAGAAATGGTTACCCTTGAACCCGACAACACGGTTGCCGTCAGCACAGTGAGCAACAACCTGACCAACATCTCATCGTTTTTAACATGGTGCGAAGATGAGCAGATAATCTCCCACAATCCAGCGCACCGCCTGAAAATCAAAGAAGAAAAGCCGGAAACGGAACACCGCTCACCGTACACGACCAAAGATTTGGAAAACCTCTTCAACGCATCCCAGTATGTTGAAGACACATTCCTGCACCCGTCCGACTTCTGGTGCCCTATTCTTTCCCTTTTCACAGGCGCACGGCGTGAGGAGCTATGCCAACTCCACGTTGAAGATGTCCGGCAGGAAGACGGAGTGTGGGTCTTGGATATCAACAAGGAAAAGAATGTTCATGGGTTCGCCAACAAGAAGCTGAAAAATCCAAGCGCCAAACGCCTTCTCCCGCTTCATCCCTTTCTCGTTGAAACGCTGCGCTTCCCGGAATTCGCCCGACAACAGGCGACCAATGGACACCTCCGTATCTTCCCCGAACTCGTCAAAATCAACACGAACTACGGCCACAAGCTTGGCGAAAGGTTCAGCGAATTTAAGAAATCCGTTGATCTGGAGGAAGCCGAAGGGGTCAAAGATTTTCATAGCTTGCGGCACACGTTCTCCAACTTCTTCAAGCAAGGAAAAATGCAGGGCGACCCATTCGAACAAACCTTTGGTCACAAGCTCAAGAAAATGTCGGCTGAACGATATGGTGGCCGCTTTCCGGCATCCATGTGCTTCGAGGAGGTCATATCCCAACTCGACTACGGGGTAGACCTGTCTCACTTGGTAAAATACAAATACGTTCCCCAATAA
- the fdnG gene encoding formate dehydrogenase-N subunit alpha, with translation MKCDRRRFLKLTASSAACLSLAQIGVVLTPIKSYAASLKIDGAKEVLTVCPFCSVSCFAIGYVKNGKLVSVEGDPDYPINEGSLCAKGAAMFSMTTSHHRVQKPMYRAPYSNKWEEKSWDWMIDRIARKVKDTRDKQFVAKNAAGNQVNRLESMFLMGTSHASNEECALTHQFARGLGVVHMDHQARVCHSSTVAALGESFGRGAMTNHWIDIKNADSILIMGSNAAEHHPISFKWVLRAKDKGATVMHVDPKFSRTSARADFHVPLRSGTDIAFLGGMIKYIIDNEKYFKEYVVEYTNASILVGKDFDFNDGLFSGYDPKTRTYDKTKWALEFGADGVPKRDKTLKDPRCVFQLLKKHYSRYSLDKVSATTGVPEETLLKVYKTYTATGTGAKAGTILYALGWTQHTVGVQNIRTSGIIQLLLGNIGIAGGGINALRGEPNVQGSTDHALLYHILPGYMAMPQDNWGTYEAYNKANTPVSKDPQSANWWQHKPKYFASLLKGWFGDNATSGNGFCYELLPKIDKGGDYSYLFMFDRMYRGEMTGGFFMGLNPMNSVPNTHKIRKAMDNLEWVVCAELHNSETTDNWHRPDVDPKTVKTEFFLLPSAHRLEKSGSVTNSGRWLLWHGQAVPPQYEARPFAEMYIPIMNKVRELYAKEGGTFPDPVLKLDWPDKFDPEDLCQRINGRFTRDTKVGGKTYRKGDQVPSFTALGDDGSTSSLNWLYAGSWTEEEGNKCLRRDPKQTPMQAKIGLFPNWSWCWPVNRRILYNRASVDLNGKPFNPEKAVIEWKDGKWVGDIPDGGWPPLATGKGKYPFIMHTHGLGHLFGPGREDGPFPEHYEPAETPVDSNLFSKHLNSPVYKFTTSDMDILAKPADPKYPIVLTTYSLTEHWCGGGETRNVPNLLEAEPQLYVEMSHELAKEKGIKNGEVIIVESIRGQVEAVAMVTIRMRPLKVHGRIIHEIGMPYCFGWTTPGSGDSTNRLTPSVGDPNTTIPEYKASCVNIRKAAKITELATP, from the coding sequence ATGAAATGTGACCGCCGAAGATTTTTGAAGCTCACTGCCTCTTCGGCAGCGTGTCTCTCCCTGGCTCAGATCGGGGTCGTCCTGACACCGATAAAGAGCTACGCCGCCAGTCTGAAGATCGACGGAGCAAAGGAGGTCCTGACCGTTTGTCCGTTCTGCTCGGTGAGCTGTTTCGCCATCGGGTACGTCAAGAACGGCAAACTGGTCAGCGTCGAAGGCGACCCGGACTACCCCATCAACGAGGGTTCCCTGTGCGCCAAGGGCGCGGCCATGTTCTCCATGACCACGTCCCATCACCGGGTCCAGAAGCCCATGTACCGCGCTCCCTACAGCAACAAGTGGGAAGAGAAGAGCTGGGACTGGATGATCGACCGCATCGCCCGCAAGGTGAAGGACACCCGCGACAAGCAGTTCGTGGCCAAGAACGCGGCCGGGAACCAGGTCAACCGGCTCGAATCCATGTTCCTCATGGGCACGTCCCACGCCAGCAACGAGGAGTGTGCTCTGACGCACCAGTTCGCGCGCGGCCTAGGCGTGGTCCACATGGACCACCAGGCCCGCGTCTGCCACAGCTCCACCGTGGCCGCCCTGGGCGAGAGTTTCGGTCGCGGGGCCATGACCAACCACTGGATCGACATCAAGAACGCCGACTCCATCCTGATCATGGGCAGCAACGCCGCCGAGCACCATCCCATCTCCTTCAAGTGGGTACTCCGGGCCAAGGACAAGGGCGCGACCGTCATGCACGTTGACCCGAAGTTCTCCCGCACCTCGGCCCGCGCCGACTTCCACGTCCCCTTGCGTTCGGGCACGGACATCGCCTTCCTCGGCGGCATGATCAAGTACATCATCGACAACGAGAAGTATTTCAAGGAGTACGTGGTAGAATACACCAACGCCTCGATCCTCGTGGGCAAGGACTTCGATTTCAACGACGGCCTCTTCTCCGGCTATGATCCCAAGACCCGCACCTACGACAAAACCAAGTGGGCCCTGGAATTCGGAGCCGACGGCGTTCCCAAGCGCGACAAGACCCTCAAGGACCCGCGCTGCGTGTTCCAGCTCCTGAAGAAGCACTACTCCCGCTATTCCCTGGACAAGGTCTCGGCCACCACCGGCGTGCCCGAGGAAACCCTGCTCAAGGTCTACAAGACCTACACCGCTACCGGCACTGGCGCCAAGGCCGGGACCATCCTCTACGCCCTGGGCTGGACCCAGCACACCGTGGGCGTGCAGAATATCCGCACCTCCGGCATCATCCAGCTGCTGCTGGGCAACATCGGCATCGCGGGCGGCGGCATCAACGCCCTGCGCGGCGAGCCCAACGTCCAGGGGTCCACGGACCACGCCCTGCTCTACCACATCCTGCCCGGCTACATGGCCATGCCGCAGGACAACTGGGGCACCTACGAGGCATACAACAAGGCCAACACCCCGGTCAGCAAGGACCCGCAGTCCGCCAACTGGTGGCAGCACAAGCCCAAGTACTTCGCCTCCCTGCTCAAGGGCTGGTTCGGCGACAACGCCACCAGCGGCAACGGCTTTTGCTACGAGCTGCTGCCCAAGATCGACAAGGGCGGCGACTACTCCTACCTGTTCATGTTCGACCGCATGTACCGGGGCGAGATGACCGGCGGCTTCTTCATGGGCCTCAACCCCATGAACAGCGTCCCCAACACCCACAAAATCCGCAAGGCCATGGACAACCTGGAATGGGTCGTCTGCGCCGAGCTACACAACTCCGAGACCACCGACAACTGGCACCGCCCCGACGTGGACCCGAAGACGGTCAAGACCGAGTTCTTCCTCCTGCCTTCCGCCCACCGCTTGGAAAAGAGCGGCTCCGTGACCAACTCCGGCCGCTGGCTGCTGTGGCACGGCCAGGCCGTCCCGCCCCAGTACGAGGCGCGGCCCTTCGCCGAGATGTACATCCCGATCATGAACAAGGTCCGCGAACTCTATGCCAAGGAAGGCGGCACCTTCCCCGATCCCGTGCTCAAGCTCGACTGGCCCGACAAGTTCGATCCCGAGGACCTGTGCCAGAGGATCAACGGTCGGTTCACCCGTGACACCAAGGTCGGCGGCAAGACCTACAGGAAGGGCGACCAAGTCCCGTCCTTCACCGCGCTGGGCGACGACGGCTCCACCTCCAGCCTGAACTGGCTCTACGCCGGAAGCTGGACCGAGGAAGAGGGCAACAAGTGTCTGCGCCGCGACCCGAAGCAAACTCCCATGCAGGCCAAGATCGGCCTGTTCCCCAACTGGTCCTGGTGCTGGCCCGTCAACCGCCGCATCCTCTACAACCGCGCCTCCGTGGACCTGAACGGCAAGCCCTTCAACCCGGAAAAGGCGGTCATCGAGTGGAAGGACGGCAAGTGGGTCGGCGACATCCCCGACGGCGGATGGCCGCCCCTGGCCACCGGCAAGGGCAAGTACCCCTTCATCATGCACACGCACGGCCTGGGGCACCTGTTCGGTCCCGGTCGCGAGGACGGTCCTTTCCCGGAACACTATGAACCGGCGGAGACCCCGGTGGACAGCAACCTGTTCTCCAAGCATCTGAACAGCCCGGTGTACAAGTTCACCACCAGCGACATGGACATCCTGGCCAAGCCGGCGGACCCCAAGTATCCCATCGTGCTGACCACCTATAGCCTGACCGAGCACTGGTGCGGCGGCGGCGAGACCCGCAACGTCCCCAACCTGCTCGAAGCGGAGCCGCAACTCTACGTCGAAATGAGCCACGAACTGGCCAAGGAGAAGGGCATCAAAAACGGCGAGGTGATTATCGTGGAGTCCATCCGGGGTCAGGTCGAGGCCGTAGCCATGGTCACTATCCGCATGCGCCCGCTCAAGGTGCACGGTCGCATCATCCACGAGATCGGCATGCCCTACTGCTTCGGCTGGACCACTCCGGGCAGCGGCGACTCCACCAACAGGCTCACGCCGTCGGTGGGCGATCCCAACACCACCATCCCGGAGTACAAGGCGAGCTGCGTGAACATCCGCAAGGCGGCCAAGATCACCGAACTGGCCACCCCCTAA
- a CDS encoding 4Fe-4S dicluster domain-containing protein: MTKSILIDTSRCTACRGCQIACKEWNELPANKTYQVGWGSHQNPKDLNPNNYKLVRFSENLDNGVVRWNFFPDQCRHCEVPPCKEVGDVYLEEAIVKDEKTGAVIFTEQTAKFSADEAEQVREACPYDIPRRNDKTGLMSKCTMCNERIHAGMPPACVKSCPTGAMNFGDRADMLKLGEQRLAVLKKKWPAAMLADPEDVNVIFLLIDKPEHYHTKAVAQAGTGPMSKQQFLATLARPFRAMKG; this comes from the coding sequence ATGACCAAATCCATACTGATCGACACCTCCCGCTGCACGGCGTGCCGCGGATGTCAGATCGCCTGCAAGGAATGGAACGAGCTTCCGGCCAACAAGACCTACCAGGTCGGCTGGGGAAGCCACCAGAACCCCAAGGACCTCAATCCCAACAACTACAAGCTCGTCCGCTTCAGCGAGAACCTGGACAACGGCGTGGTCCGCTGGAACTTCTTCCCGGACCAGTGCCGCCATTGCGAGGTCCCGCCCTGCAAGGAAGTGGGCGACGTGTACCTTGAGGAGGCCATCGTCAAGGATGAAAAGACCGGCGCGGTGATCTTCACCGAACAGACCGCGAAGTTCTCCGCCGACGAGGCCGAGCAGGTGCGTGAGGCGTGCCCCTACGACATCCCCCGGCGCAACGACAAGACCGGCCTGATGTCCAAGTGCACCATGTGCAACGAGCGCATCCATGCGGGCATGCCCCCGGCCTGCGTCAAGTCCTGCCCCACCGGGGCCATGAACTTCGGCGACCGCGCGGACATGCTCAAGCTGGGTGAACAGCGGCTCGCCGTCCTCAAGAAGAAATGGCCCGCCGCGATGCTCGCCGATCCCGAAGACGTCAACGTCATATTCCTGCTGATCGACAAGCCCGAGCACTACCACACCAAGGCCGTGGCCCAAGCCGGGACCGGCCCCATGTCCAAACAGCAATTCCTGGCAACACTGGCCCGTCCTTTCCGGGCCATGAAAGGCTAG
- a CDS encoding formate dehydrogenase accessory protein FdhE — MTLTPTLARIESTVEGIRSRDAAYHPLTERFGPLFIMKERVREASRNAGLLVPDIDEARLTDGVPVLAGLDLASWSEALADAARLLLPVIIETLALAPDNGERLRKLLLAPGKTTKLLRSRLDGGPDRLVDPATAAGITPAAALPFAVDAAGGPVLACLAESVTAKLAGVTWERGFCPVCGCAPSIAQLAQPDSGQSEYLVGGGGKKFLHCSLCGHDWHFSRTACAACGNEDDKARELLFVDGARHERIEACRACGSYMLCVDLREYAARPDPDVLQVGLIHLDILARKQALTPLAYTLWNTLT; from the coding sequence ATGACCCTGACACCTACCCTGGCAAGAATAGAATCCACCGTCGAAGGCATCCGCTCGCGAGACGCCGCCTACCACCCGCTGACGGAACGGTTCGGACCGCTTTTCATCATGAAGGAGCGCGTCCGTGAAGCATCGCGCAACGCCGGGCTCCTCGTCCCGGACATCGACGAGGCGCGGCTGACGGACGGCGTTCCCGTCCTGGCCGGACTAGACCTCGCGTCGTGGAGCGAGGCTCTGGCCGACGCCGCAAGGCTCCTGCTGCCCGTGATCATTGAGACCCTGGCCCTTGCCCCGGACAATGGCGAGCGGCTGCGCAAGCTGCTCCTGGCACCCGGAAAAACGACGAAGCTCCTCCGGTCCCGCCTGGACGGCGGCCCGGACCGGCTGGTCGATCCCGCGACCGCCGCCGGGATAACCCCCGCTGCGGCGCTGCCCTTTGCGGTGGACGCAGCCGGAGGCCCGGTCCTCGCCTGCCTGGCCGAATCCGTGACTGCAAAACTGGCCGGGGTCACCTGGGAGCGTGGCTTCTGCCCGGTCTGCGGCTGTGCCCCGTCCATCGCCCAACTCGCCCAACCGGACAGCGGACAGTCCGAGTACCTGGTGGGCGGTGGCGGCAAGAAATTTTTGCACTGTTCCCTATGCGGACACGACTGGCACTTCAGCCGAACCGCCTGCGCGGCCTGCGGCAACGAGGACGACAAGGCGCGCGAGCTGCTCTTCGTCGACGGAGCCAGGCACGAACGGATCGAGGCCTGCCGCGCCTGCGGCAGCTACATGCTCTGCGTGGACCTGCGCGAATACGCCGCACGGCCCGACCCGGACGTTCTCCAGGTGGGGTTGATTCACCTAGACATCCTCGCTCGGAAACAAGCCCTGACCCCGCTTGCCTACACCCTCTGGAACACCCTTACCTAG
- a CDS encoding formate dehydrogenase accessory sulfurtransferase FdhD, with product MTTSLLRIPTVPLSPLPEPAPVGATSRECTVPLLRMREGALADGEDTIAVEADLLVRTGDHPATVLSRTPGDDLNLVIGYLFCEGRIRSAAEVERIAFTYGSPAEVEVILCKPDPAPLTAERPPMRIAPGLLFKLKELFECRQNLFRNTGSTHAAALFSADGALLAYGEDVGRHNAFDKAIGRALLEGTLGSAAIGMLSSRIALAMAAKAAAARLPVLCGFSAATSSGVDVAKEHGITLVGRLRGKSFDIYANHWRLGNK from the coding sequence ATGACCACTTCGCTCCTGCGCATCCCGACCGTTCCCCTCTCCCCCCTGCCCGAACCGGCTCCGGTCGGTGCCACGTCCCGAGAATGTACGGTCCCTCTCCTGCGAATGCGGGAGGGGGCTCTGGCGGACGGCGAGGACACCATCGCCGTGGAGGCCGACCTCCTGGTGCGGACCGGGGATCATCCCGCAACGGTCCTCTCCAGGACCCCGGGCGACGACCTGAACCTAGTCATCGGCTACCTCTTCTGCGAAGGCCGGATCAGATCGGCGGCGGAAGTGGAACGGATCGCGTTCACCTACGGCTCGCCCGCCGAAGTGGAGGTAATACTGTGCAAGCCGGACCCCGCGCCCCTGACCGCCGAGCGTCCCCCCATGCGAATCGCCCCCGGGCTGCTGTTCAAACTGAAGGAACTCTTCGAGTGCAGGCAGAACCTCTTCCGCAACACCGGCTCGACCCACGCGGCCGCGCTCTTCAGCGCGGACGGCGCGCTGCTCGCCTACGGCGAGGACGTCGGGCGGCACAACGCCTTTGACAAGGCCATCGGACGGGCGCTCCTGGAAGGGACCCTCGGATCGGCGGCCATCGGCATGCTCTCGTCGCGCATCGCCCTGGCCATGGCGGCCAAGGCCGCTGCCGCGCGCCTCCCGGTGCTCTGCGGCTTCTCTGCGGCCACCAGTTCGGGTGTGGACGTGGCCAAAGAGCACGGCATCACCCTTGTGGGCCGCCTCCGGGGCAAATCCTTTGACATCTACGCCAACCACTGGCGTCTCGGGAACAAATAG
- a CDS encoding class I SAM-dependent methyltransferase — protein MFEHVGQKNYRTFMETMTRCLKSDSLLLLHTIGSNTTSPEIAPGISKSKFVGPPAKPDGFSGA, from the coding sequence ATGTTCGAGCACGTGGGCCAGAAAAACTACCGCACCTTCATGGAGACCATGACCCGCTGCCTGAAATCGGACAGCCTGCTCCTGCTCCACACCATCGGCAGCAACACGACCAGCCCCGAGATCGCCCCCGGGATCAGCAAGTCAAAGTTTGTCGGTCCTCCGGCAAAGCCGGACGGGTTCTCAGGGGCCTAA